A genomic stretch from Peptococcaceae bacterium includes:
- a CDS encoding radical SAM protein, with protein sequence MLTGTKNFLRKYQNIISAKKWFKNRPLECTLGPKTALPYPKVIEPVNNRIPDFPSYIALEITNACNLQCKHCNYRFGLEHYTRDRGFITDDLVLKVFEEISEYKIPILMNYDGEPLIHKDFIRYLRLATEMGINTYFNTNGTMFTKEFADELVGFYRGSVFFSIDGNKNWFEKIRVPAKYDDVVKNLKYFINANNEAGSPITIGVSLCNLGQTIEERRAFYEEWLPQVNYISMGEVNDKNGTIISDTMTKVELKKRPVCIVPWQTCGITYNGDVVPCSIYITRANTTNMILGNIQDQTIKEIWLGKNYRQFRNMHLKNKIKETFCETCQRWYSQISFPDVIYGDVKVIRNGFWTTYTNMNKGELNFNKSKV encoded by the coding sequence ATGCTGACAGGTACTAAGAACTTTCTTAGAAAATATCAGAATATAATTTCAGCTAAAAAGTGGTTTAAAAATAGACCTTTGGAATGCACTTTAGGCCCAAAGACGGCTCTTCCATATCCAAAAGTGATCGAACCAGTAAATAATAGAATACCGGATTTCCCCAGTTATATAGCTTTAGAAATAACAAATGCCTGCAATTTACAATGTAAGCATTGTAATTACCGGTTTGGCCTGGAGCATTATACAAGGGATCGTGGTTTTATAACGGATGATTTAGTGTTGAAAGTTTTTGAGGAAATTTCCGAGTATAAGATACCTATTCTCATGAACTATGATGGGGAACCTTTAATTCATAAAGATTTTATAAGATATCTTCGTTTAGCTACAGAAATGGGTATAAACACGTATTTCAATACCAATGGTACGATGTTCACCAAAGAATTCGCCGATGAACTTGTCGGTTTTTATCGGGGCAGTGTTTTTTTTAGTATTGATGGAAACAAAAACTGGTTTGAAAAAATTCGCGTTCCTGCAAAATATGATGATGTTGTAAAAAATTTGAAATACTTTATAAATGCCAATAATGAAGCCGGTTCTCCCATAACAATAGGAGTTAGTCTTTGTAATCTGGGTCAGACAATTGAGGAAAGAAGGGCATTTTACGAAGAGTGGCTTCCTCAAGTTAACTACATTTCAATGGGGGAGGTTAACGATAAAAACGGAACAATTATTTCAGATACGATGACAAAAGTGGAATTAAAGAAACGCCCTGTATGTATAGTGCCTTGGCAGACATGCGGTATAACATACAATGGCGATGTGGTTCCTTGTAGTATTTACATTACGAGGGCTAATACAACAAATATGATTTTAGGTAATATTCAGGACCAAACTATTAAGGAGATATGGTTAGGAAAAAATTACCGCCAATTTAGAAATATGCATTTAAAGAATAAGATAAAAGAAACATTTTGTGAGACATGCCAACGGTGGTATAGTCAAATTAGTTTTCCTGACGTCATTTATGGTGATGTCAAAGTAATTAGAAACGGTTTTTGGACAACATACACCAATATGAACAAAGGTGAACTAAATTTTAATAAATCAAAGGTTTAA